The Xenopus tropicalis strain Nigerian chromosome 1, UCB_Xtro_10.0, whole genome shotgun sequence DNA segment ATTGGGGATCTTATGTATGCTCCGCACATGATAAAGCCGTGGGGGTCTCCTGCCATGGACCTACAGAACTGTACATAGTGCTGATTACTGAGGAGATATGTCTCCTTATCAAATCATTTCTGTTCTTTGAATGTATATGGCTTTcacttaaaaacaataaaatagtgaagagtgaattattttcaccaggcattttttcacagtgaatttccacatttctccattgccggattgtttagcgaaacctCCATTAAAATTCGGTGTGAAAAAATTAGTCACACGTCAAAAATGGCCATGGTtgtcaaaaaagacgcgggcgacaaaaaaaaaaaagatgcagcgacaaaaaatgcattttgtggattttttgccgtttcgcaaattttcttgttgttggGTGAATTTtgcggcgaagtgaaatgggatacattcgctcatcactagtcataaaaTATGTTTCATTTAATGGACAGATCAACTTGTATTTGACAAAGTTGGGGCCCTATTTATAAATCCCATTTTGTTATATCCTCCACTTACGAAGTTTTGTTACCTTTAGCCCAATGactttttactattattattattattagtgtggggtgggggtgcctcagggctctgtgcttggtcccctgctgttctccctgtacactctctctctaggagaccttatttcttcttttggtcttaaataccacttatatgcagatgacatccagatatatttagacacccctgcactaactgctgatgttcaaacccaaattggtaactgcctcctggctatctcctcctggatgaaccgacgccagctcaaacttaacctagctaaaacagagctgatggtcttcccgcccaaacctggccctcctcctttcaccattactattgatggcatgaccatcaaccctgtaaattctgcacgctgccttggggttatctttgaccagtccctctccttctctaaccatattaataacactgccaaaacctgccgctttttcctccgcaatattaccaagatatgcccctttctttcacaagcaacagctaaaacactaatccatgtccttatcctttcccgcttagattactgcaatctcctactaaccggcctcccagactcccacctctctcccctgcaatcaattttaaactctgctgccaggatcctcctgctctctcctaagagggaacctgctcagcctcatttaagctcactagcatggctgcctgtcaagcaaaggatagcttacaaaatccttctgctgacattcaaagcccttcactcctctgctcctcattacatctcttcactggtctccctacatgttcctggtcgtctcctccgctcctctcagagcctccgtctttttacaccatccacacccactgcgctctctcgtcttaaacctttctatcttgctgctccttacctctggaactctatccctgaatccctccatagggaacactcactaactctctttaagaaaaaactcagctgctaccttctggagcactaaaacattattttgcccagtcctgcgcttaagggcaaatgcccatacctggtgcactcttaccttccaatttgtgcctgtatgttacccaaccactcagattgtaagctctacggggcaggtacctccttcctactgtgtctcataccacatggcacttatatatatatatacagtggtgtgaaaaactatttgcccccttcctgatttcttattcttttgcatgtttgtcacacaaaatgtttctgatcatcaaacacatttaactattagtcaaagataacacaagtgaacacaaaatgcagtttttaaatgagggttttttattatttagggagaaaaaaaatccaaacctacatggccctgcgtgaaaaagtaattgccccctgaacctaataactggttgggccacccttagcagcaataactgcaatcaagcgtttgcgataacttgcaacgagtcttacagcgctctggaggaattttagcccactcatctttgcagaattgttgtaattcagctttatttgagggttttctagcatgaactgcatttttaaggtcatgccacaacatctcaataggattcaggtcaggactttgactaggccactccaaagtcttcattttgtttttcttcagccattcagaggtggatttgctggtgtgttttgggtcattgtcctgctgcagcacccaagattgcttcagcttgagttgtcgaacagatggccggacattctccttcaggattttttggtagacagtagaattcatgattccatctatcacagcaagccttccaggtcctgaagcagcaaaacaaccccagaccatcacactaccaccaccatattttactgttggtatgatgttttttttctgaaatgctgtgttacttttacgccagatgtaacgggacacgcaccttccaaaaagttcaacttttgtctcgtcggtcctcaaggtattttctcaaaagtcttggcaatcattgagatgttttttagcaaaattgagacgagccataatgttctttttgcttaaaagtggtttgcgccttggaaatctgccatgcaggccgtttttgcccagtctctttcttatggtggagtcgtgaacactgaccttaattgaggcaagtgaggcctgcagttctttagatgttgtcctggggtcttttgtggcctctcggatgagttgtctctgcgctcttggggtaattttggtcggccggccactcctgggaaggttcaccactgttccatgtttttgccatttgtggataatggctctcactgtggttcgctggagtcccaaagctttagaaatggctttataacctttaccagactgatagatcccaattacttttgttttcatttgttcctgaatttctttggatcttggcatgatgtctagcttttgaggtgcttttggtctacttctctgtgtcaggtagctcctatttaagtgatttcttgattgaaacaggtgtggcagtaatcaggcctgggggtgactacagaaattgatattgaaattgaaaattgaaattgataaaccacagttaagttattttttaacaaggggggcaatcactttttcacacagggccatgtagatttggagttttttttctcccttaataacgtaaaccttcatttaaaaactgcattttgtgttcaattatgttatctttgactaatagttaacggtttttgatgagcaaaaacattttgtgtgacaaacatgcaaaagaataagaaatcaggaagggggcaaatagtttttcacaccactgtacatactaTTACTTTACATTATGACAATCTGAACTGCTTTTTGCCGTACCCTTACTGAGATAATCAGCAATTTCTTCAAAGGTTACACAGAACCATGATGACACATGGAGACCACTAACTGGGAAAAGCATTAAATGGGAAAAAGAGACAGTATAGTCACTGATTGAATCTGTTCAAATTCAATAAGTCCGACTCATTTATAATGAACAGGGTTTAGAAGATTTAAGTGGTCATTTACAATGatccacacagtgtgcaaagtacactTTTCCGAGACCAAATACTTCCCGTATGCCCCTTAAATTAAGCACTGCCTGTGTTAGCATCCCCCTACCTgacccctaacttgtgcatcattcaggcaTGTAAGTAAGGGAGAAACTAGAGGCACAGCCTGCATcggagccctgtccttaccatgACTGACCTTGCTAGTCATTACTGTTTTGTGTGGGTCACATAGACTTTTCCTACTGCCCTCCCCACCCAGCATGCacttcctgctcatctgcccacATGCCCACAGGGCCGGGTGTGGGTCAGAAGTGGATGGGCGAGGGCCGGGTGTGGGTCAGAAGTGGATGGGTGAGGGCCGGGTGTGGGTCAGAAGTGGATGGGTGAGGGCCAGGTGTGGGTCAGAAGTGGATGGGTGAGGGCCGGGTGTGGGTCAGAAGTGGATGGGTGAGGGCCGGGTGTGGGTCAGAAGTGGATGGGTGAGGGCCGAGTGTGAGTCAGAAGTGGATGGGTGAGGGCCGGGTGTGGGTCAGAAGTGGATGGGTGAGGGCTAGGTGTGGGTCAGAAGTGGATGGGTGAGGGCCGGGTGTGGGTCAGAAGTGGATCGGCGAGGGCCGGGTGTGGGTCAGAAGTGGATGGGTGAGGGCTAGGTGTGGGTCAGAAGTGGATGGGTGAGGGCCGGGTGTGGGTCAGAAGTGGATGGGTGAGGGCCGGGTGTGGGTCAGAAGTGGATGGGTGAGGGCCGGGCGTGGGTCAGAAGTGGATGGGTGAGGGCCAGGTGTGGGTCAGAAGTGGATGGGTGAGGGCCGGGCATGGGTCAGAAGTGGATGGGTGAGGGCCAGGTGTGGGTCAGAAGTGGATGGGTGAGGGCCGGGCGTGGGACAACAAAAAGCCGACCCACAAATCTAAAGACACCAGTGAAAATGAGACTTTACCCAATACTTAACACTCATTTTAGACAAACTACAATATCTAGGATATATTAATACTATTAATCATCATAAAAAGATGTGTTAAGAGACATCTTGCCTTTTGCTGTTTGTtattctatatatgtatgtatatctttatttataaagcgctacttatgtacgcagcgctgtacagtagaatacattaatacaaacagggggttaaagataatggataaatacaaagtacaacaataaatacaaataaatacgaggtacagttgcaataagagtcagaaacacaagatgaaggaggtccctgccccatagagcttacaatctatatgggaggggtaactaacagacacaaatgggcaaatgtaagtgctgtaggtcacagtgggtgacattacagtataagtgccagttcccagatcaggtgctgggtgagtgctccaaaaggtagtctttaagtttagttttatcTCACAGGCTTCATCAACACAGGCTTATATCCATATTCTGCAAAGAGCTCACTGAGACAGTGGAACATTCCATTTACTGGTCTAACAGTGCCAATCTACcacaaacttgatttttttcacCTTACATTTTATGCTATGTTGACTAGATGTCCCACCTGCCATACAGCTTTGGAAATGCAGGCCCATAGGAAGAGAACATTATCAGTGCCTATGTGGTCCTCACCTGGTAGGATTTTATTTATGGGCAGATGGGaagggcccatacacgggcaggtcCAGCAAAAGGGCCAAATTAGCATCTtgaaaatctgcctgtgtacagCCAGCTTAATTGAATGTTGTCTGCCAAACTTCTGATTTATCTAAGCATCTTCTGGTTTATCCTATGAATTTTCATAAAAGAAGAATCAAGGTTACAAATGTAGCTTTTCCCcaataaaaaaagtttacaaTATAAAGTTCATTCATTGTTCCTGTTTTTTCTTTTCATCACTTCCCCTGGATGCATATGCCCCTAGCATAGAGGAGGAAATCTAGTCAAAACAAAAGCTTTTACAATATTGAAGAATACTTAATAGGTTTATATGAGAAAGTACTTTATTTCCATGTTAGGAACAATTGGCTTTTTGGTTTGTTTGATCCCTTAtacaaattttacaaaaaaatgccaTAAAGTAAAATAAGTGTATTATTTACtagaattatatttatttatatggaagAGTTACATATTCACAGTCATAACAGACCCCAAGCACTCtttgtttcatatttttaaatgtatttatactgaaTAACGAGTTGGTGTaatgaattaaacacaattttAATGCTTTTTGGGAGATAAAGTAATTGTGCCTTCAAGTAGAGCTCTAGATCAAGCATTACAACCCTTGAGAAACACAATAGGTTAATGGCCTCCTAGATCTTTTAGTGAAAAGGATTCAGGCAGGTTCacaaattaaaggggtagttcacctttaaattaatttttactaTAATATAGAGAGCCCTATTCTGAGACGATTTTcattcttcattttgtattatttgaagtttttgaaggatttagctttctgttcagcagctttccagtttggattttcagcagctatcttgttgctagggtccaatttaacctagcaaccaggcattgttttgttatttttttacttaacCAAGCACAATAGTTTTTGTATATGAACACAGAATTGCTTTGAGGAACGACAACTCTATTCAGCATGGCTGCCCTCAAGATTCACTTGTTAAATGTCTCATTGAAATATACATCCGCCCTGCAGCagtggattatttgcttatatgacAGATGTAGCCTCACCTTCTACCGATTTTAGGTGATTTGGGATGATCTCTGTGCTTATTCTTTATAGCATATTTATGGGAGAAAATACCAGAACTGATGCTGATCacaagatgatgatgatgatgcctGGCCGCCTTTTTATAAGTAATAATTTAATTGAATGGCAGAGCACAGACAGTCTCTGCAGAGCTTTCCAAGCAAGTTGAACAATATTCAAGGTACCATCAAACAGTAAAACATCTGAATGTAAAGATTTGGCATAATCAAAATAAACTAAAACAATGGATTGTTACATTTCTACATTTTACCAGTCACCATACCACACAGTTTATTGAATTCCTTACCCTATGCCCAAAAACCACACATATATTACATGTGCTGCCATCAGATTATCAAATGATAATTAGATACATTAGCTAAGATCAGGAAGGTTGGGGtgtctttttagcaagtgaggattGACAAGGTTACTGAAAATACTGTAGCTTTTagtgcaagttgatccagggattggtctgattgtcatcttggagtcacaaaggatttttttcccctttaagagGTTCaaaaggggtttttgccttcctctggattaactagtagttaggcaggttatctaTAGACACAAAAGATTCAACTCAAAGGACTTATTTTTTGTCAACCTAACTTTACTATGTTATTATATGGTGTTCATCCATATATTGAATAATGCAGTATTTTCTTTCTAACAATTCACACTCGCTGACAGTAGGTTTTTAAAAGTCTAAGGATACACGAGGTGCAGCCTCGGCTTTTCTCTGCCTGCCACAGTCCAATGGCCatcaggtgtgaacaatacagggcatTACAGGTGTAAATAATGCAGGATTTTACAATCTGAGTCTggggtgtaaacaatgcaggggcagttcatctcagtactgataccttcTAAAGCTTACACAGGGTATAGGTACCataattggtgcatgtatggtgggagacgaggcaactaatattggtaaaagccttggatatcaatCCCCTTGTCAATCagacaggactgaaaattttgatcaggtgcctttgaaggtgcctGAACATTGTAAAGTTAATGCATCAGATacgggtaaagaattcctttgtttttacctgcatatctgctCTTAACATTAAAAGAGTGGAACAAATGTTCAATGGTTGTGCAAAAGGTCAAAATTGTAGCATGTATAGTTAATTAGCAAGGTAGATTTATGGACCAGATGCAACACCACTGCTTTAATTTgaagggtggcctctggtgcattgattatTTTTATAGGAAGAAAGATCTGCTATTtatctataatgccctctaatgatgtcccctcgcaagcattTTTTTCTCCAACCATGACAATCTACCCTCATAGATTAACTCTTCtatccctttaccagtttagttgcacgtctctgcacgtctctccagctcattaatatccttcttaaggactagagcccaaaactgcaccgcatactcaaggtgaggccttaccagtagTGTTGCCGTCAGACTGGTATTTCATTGGCCTGACCGGTAAAATTGATGCCTCTTTGACCAAAGAGGTAGCAACCATACTAACCAGAGACATATAAAGAGGAATAATTATGTTTCCATCTCtcgagttaatgccctttttatgcaagacagtacagatatgggaaccGTTATCttgaagcctgttatccagaaagttccaaatttcggGAAGGCTttatcccatagacttcattgaaagcaaataattcaaatttgttaaaatgatttccattttctttgtaatccTATAGGGTTAAactaatattttagtagacttaaggtatggcagcATGCTACATGGAACCTATAGTATTGCATAATATAGTATCATCAGCAGATTTTGGGCCAGAAATGCAAATCTGAGCATTTTTGAGCTGATATTCACTTAGTATCGCTTAATATGGCCCTCAGCCTAACTCTGACACTTGACAGACAGACTTACTTGACTTTCATAGGGATACTTACTTTCTGGTACTAGACAAATCCACAGTTCCATGGAGACTAAGTGGGTAATGACACAATGTCAGAGATGATAAGGCACCCACTTAAAATAAATGTTCTGAGCAGGACCCCCAAATAGTGACAGTATAtagcagatacaggtatgggacctgttatctagaattcttgggacctggggttttccataatttaaatatcaagtctgttaaaaataatttaaacattaaataaacccaacagcattattttgcctccaataagggttaattatatctttggataaagtacaaggtactgttttttttattacagtgaaaagggaatataatttaaaaaatgtgaatgatttcattataatggagtctgtaggAGATAGCCTTGTAATTCTCAATAACGGGTTCGGCACCCCCagcgattgtaatcacttacctgttaggagaaaaccccaCCAGCCCGGAGTAGGTGGGAGTCagagatcctcttccttcttagCACCAATTgtacaatagagtgaaaagctgaactttaatgaatcagctgacttcttcactctactgcgcatgcgccggccccagGATCCAGAGGATtgaagagagaaggaaggggATTGCTggatcgcagctaccccaggctggtgcagtttcttgctgggcaccagcccagggtaaaaggtaagtgattacaatcactggggggtacctaatatTTGGCAagccccagtgatttttacctttccttctcctttaaaagtctgTCCCAGCAATGAAGCATGTAACCAACAGCCACAGCAATACCCTACGAGGGTACCAGTGAATCTCCTTGTGGGCTCATACCTACAGAAACACCTTTGAACACCATATTATTTAACATGTTTAAAATCTAATGGttagaaacaagaggtcctctgcactctctctgccaatatatatatatatagtataaaaaagaccagcaactccgggatttcttgcgaaaaatcaaaacatacatTCAAAGTAGCACAAACAGCCGACGCAACGCCTCGGTCCCCATCAGGACCTttctgagaaaggtcccgatggggaccaagGCGTTGTGTCGGCTGTTTGTGCtactttaaatgtatgttttgatttttcgcaagaaatcccggagttgctggtcttttttatactattggaaccctttaccgagcacccgaggtatgttatgtagcggtgtgccatcctttgtgtatatatatatatatataaaggacattaatacattctgttcattaagctaccaagaaatgccctcccatttaaacaaaacagggattgtttgtccatatactgcaatatatttaagctggtcAACTACGTTAAATACATCCCCAGtcaggccagtcctacactcacttttatctactacttcaatatacattttacacagggaccaAGTTTTCCTTGCAACTtccttgctttcaaggttaaaactcccaaatggttacCTTTTTTACTGgacaccactgggatcacctgactgtagctgggaatgatgagagcaacaacatggagctggccactgtataaactacagcaaaaaaggaaaagttgtgctcaccactaaattttaaaccattacgcaggggtgcaatgaggctgtgaccagaGGCAAGAGacccccattaccaatatatatatagaacattaagacatcttgtgaattaagctactaagaaatgccctcccctttaaccaaaatggggattgtttgtccatatattgcaatatatttcaagctggccaactacgtcaaagtcatccctggtctggccagtcctgcactctcattttaagaattaagaacTCCcgtatggttgccctttttattggccaccactgggatcaactgactgactacatttttaaaccattaggtgggttGAAATGATGGTGTTatcacaaaattcatataaagaTAAACTATAGGTCTAGTATACCTGCAGAGGTGCAGTATACCCTTTTGTTCAGCACATTTTGCCTTTGTAAACCAAAGCTACCAATTACCAGTAACCAACCCTCTCTGTGCACTGATATACTGATAAAACTTTAGGCAATTCTGCCAATAAtgtgatgataaaaaaaaaaacaattagaaaaaaatcatGATGATCAAGTTTCTGCAAaatatatgagaaaaaaaaatgtgcaaaaccttGAAAAAGCTTTTTCATAACCATACCATCtttgttattgtttttctttgctcATTGTGGAGTCATCATGTTTCCATGACAACTCATTGTCATGTTTAGAGTGATTTTGATGTCGTCATGTTTCCATGAAAACGGTCTTATCTTTGTTATTGCTTTTCTTATTGTGTTGTCATGGaaacgtgatgacatcacaatgagaAAAGAAAACCAACATAGATAAGAGATAATCGCCATGGaaacgtgatgacatcacaatgagaaaagaaaaacaacacaGATAAGAGATAATCGCCATGGaaacgtgatgacatcacaatgaccAAAGCTATATTAAGGCTTGATCAAGCTCATTTGAGTTAGTATACCTTGAGAAAGCACTAGAGACATACTGTGAGTTTCATCCAGTTGAGCTTTAGTACACTCAAGTTTAATCAAGCTAGTTTTTAGTGTGCAAACAAGATCATTGAACACTTTAACTAGCTAGATGGAGAGAACTATACTCAGGACGACTGTTAGAACACAACAACAAAAACGATGTGTTTTAGACACCAAATTCAAAAAGCAACCTACAGCTAAGGACAAACATGATGTTTCTCCTACAAAAGGACATATACCAATAAACACCCATAGAAATAAAATCAATCCAGATTCTCTGAAACAGGCTAAATTATTGGTAGAAAAAgcaattaaggaaaaaaaagtatttgctatccaaggctattatccATACATACGGAGTGGCCTGAAGCGCAGAGGATGGGTGGAAAAAAACATTCACAAGATCCGACGAcaacatgatgatgatgatgatgatgatccaGAAGGTATCTGTGATCTTATGTCAAGGCTTTTACATGATCAAGATCCCAATTTTGTTTGGGCATCAACACATGATTCCTTGAGCAGACACTTGTTGAAAAATGATCAGATTATAATAAACCATTATCCCAAATCTGTATTCACAACTAAGGTAGGCCTGTGCCTCAATTTAAGAAACCTACATTGGTTTGCAGATGCTGATCCAAATTCATTTTCCCCACGTGGCTACAGACTGGCAGTCAAAGAGGAAAAACAAGAATTTATTGAGGATTTCCGTCTCACTGCTGCCTGTAGCATTCTAAAACTTGTTTCACGTGAAGGAAAAAATATGCCTAACAGAAGAGATGTGAAAAAAGAAATCACTGCTGCACTTCTGTTAAAATATAACAAGACAGCCAAACCACTTGTAACAAGTGTCCCAGTTCAAATTATCAAAACAGCTCTCAAGGCGTGCAAGCAATACTTGAACACCTCGGAGCATGAAGATATTGACTGGAAACTGGGTTCTACTAATACCATTACAGAAGATCAATGGAAAGAATTCCTGCATGGATATTATCAGGTCATCCATGAAGATGTAATCATAAATGAGGCAGAAAATTATGTAAGCCAGTGCCAAGATATTTTACAAAAACTGAAGGCAGTGAACCCACAGCTTGACATTGAAGGGGAAAGAAATATATGGATTGTTAAACCAGGAGCTAGCAGCAGAGGAAGGGGCATAACCTGTATTGATCACCTAGAAGAAGCCCTTAAGTTTGTGGACTGCGATCCACTGTTTATAAGTGATGGCAAGTTGGTGGTGCAAAAATATATTGAGAGGCCACTACTAATTTATGGCACCAAATTTGATGTACGCCAATGGTTTGTGGTAACAGACTGGAATCCACTAACTATCTGGAACTACAAAGAGTGTTACCTGCGTTTTTCATCGCAACCATTCTCCTTGAAGGAGCTACACTCTTCTATACACCTGTGCAATCATTCCATACAAAAGCACTGTAAAATTTCCCAGAGTCGCCATCCACAGCTCCCAAAAGAA contains these protein-coding regions:
- the LOC100496251 gene encoding tubulin monoglycylase TTLL3; amino-acid sequence: MERTILRTTVRTQQQKRCVLDTKFKKQPTAKDKHDVSPTKGHIPINTHRNKINPDSLKQAKLLVEKAIKEKKVFAIQGYYPYIRSGLKRRGWVEKNIHKIRRQHDDDDDDDPEGICDLMSRLLHDQDPNFVWASTHDSLSRHLLKNDQIIINHYPKSVFTTKVGLCLNLRNLHWFADADPNSFSPRGYRLAVKEEKQEFIEDFRLTAACSILKLVSREGKNMPNRRDVKKEITAALLLKYNKTAKPLVTSVPVQIIKTALKACKQYLNTSEHEDIDWKLGSTNTITEDQWKEFLHGYYQVIHEDVIINEAENYVSQCQDILQKLKAVNPQLDIEGERNIWIVKPGASSRGRGITCIDHLEEALKFVDCDPLFISDGKLVVQKYIERPLLIYGTKFDVRQWFVVTDWNPLTIWNYKECYLRFSSQPFSLKELHSSIHLCNHSIQKHCKISQSRHPQLPKENMWFKNQFQDYLQMIGATNAWKEIIEPGMKAAIIHALQCSQDRVVGRKNSFQFYGADFMFGENFQPWLIEINACPAMSLSTSVNSKLCIRVQEDILRLILDRKQDADAYVGAFELIYKQPAVKIPQHDSKQLLVKGSAIKKPLQTSPFMTNEKNQTYKGCIAKVERNPCLLNRAKTTATWKEIKVGRETSPSKKVEVTVLPTIKQGLEKRKGVNQYQLPKLCAHEKTITRKDPERTKKEAFGPKKLANMDSGHLQVIGQLAKKQNPGSLTSSLGKGPSSLAYQMCTSGKTNKVMRINK